The Acidobacteriota bacterium DNA segment GCGGCTTCAAGCTCCGGGTGCTGCTGGCCCAGACGCTGGCCGCCGCCCCGGACGTCCTGCTGCTCGACGAACCGACGAACCACCTCGACATCCTGTCGATCCGCTGGCTCGAGAAGTTCCTGACCGACTTCAAGGGGGTCGTGGTCGTCGTCTCCCACGACCACCGATTCCTCGACAACGTCTGCACCCAGATCCTCGACATCGACTACGAGGCGTTGACCGCCTATCCCGGCGCCTACTCCAACTTCGAGCAGAAGAAGGTCGAGGAGCGCGCCCGCCGGGAGGCCGAGATCGCGCAGCGCCAGCAGGAGATCGACCACCACCAGAAGTTCGTCGATCGCTTCCGCTACAAGGCCAGCAAGGCCCGGCAGGCCCAGAGCCGCGTGAAGCTGATCAACCGGATGACGATCGAGCCCCTGCCGCAGAGCTCGCGCCGCTACCCGCTGTTCCGTTTCGACTCCCGCCGTCCCTCGGGCAAGCGCGTGCTGACGCTCGACGACATCTCGAAGAGCTACGGCGACAACCAGGTGCTCGAAGACGTCTCGCTCGAGGTCGGCCGCGGTGAACGGGTCGCGGTGATCGGCCCCAACGGCATCGGCAAGTCGACCCTGCTCAAGATCGCGCTCGGCGAGGTCCGGGCCGACGCCGGCGAGGTGGACTGGGGGTACGAGACCCACCCCGGCTACTTCGCCCAGGACCACCGCCAGCAGTTGCTCGACAGGGACGGCGCTGAACGGAAGACGGTCGAGAGCTGGCTCTGGGACTGCTGCCCGGGCGAACCGATCGGCTTCGTCCGCGGCCAGCTCGGCGCCGTCCTGTTCACGAAGGACGAGGCGATCAAGCGGATCGGCAGCCTCTC contains these protein-coding regions:
- a CDS encoding ABC-F family ATP-binding cassette domain-containing protein; this translates as MISISNLAKSFGEQTLFEGATVRFAKGERYGIVGSNGSGKSTLLRILSDEEPASEGSISIPRRCRLGVLKQDHFEYEEVPILDVVMMGNAELWDAMVEKDRLLERADEHFDGDRYAELEEVVMRWDGYSLESRAAEILEGLGIDTEVHREPLSILSGGFKLRVLLAQTLAAAPDVLLLDEPTNHLDILSIRWLEKFLTDFKGVVVVVSHDHRFLDNVCTQILDIDYEALTAYPGAYSNFEQKKVEERARREAEIAQRQQEIDHHQKFVDRFRYKASKARQAQSRVKLINRMTIEPLPQSSRRYPLFRFDSRRPSGKRVLTLDDISKSYGDNQVLEDVSLEVGRGERVAVIGPNGIGKSTLLKIALGEVRADAGEVDWGYETHPGYFAQDHRQQLLDRDGAERKTVESWLWDCCPGEPIGFVRGQLGAVLFTKDEAIKRIGSLSGGEAARLLFCRHVVLKPNVLVLDEPTNHLDLEAIEALIEGLSSYEGTLLLVSHDRWFVSRLATRIIEISDQGVNDFLGSYDEYLERLGDDHLDRTAALQRARQEKREKREKKAAARA